One Sulfurihydrogenibium sp. DNA window includes the following coding sequences:
- a CDS encoding CPBP family intramembrane glutamic endopeptidase: MNNKLFPAFLYIALIISIIIYKFTNLPYFIFVILLSPIIFIDFKSVFSYSRKYDLSIIFILPFLFIHEPLQALNNLFVVFSEELFFRVYLLSYFSNLLTSILFTIPHIIIYQDLHSILTFFPSLFYGFVYQKTKSFSLAIVLHFLSNEFYVAFLSEILK; the protein is encoded by the coding sequence ATGAATAATAAACTATTCCCTGCTTTTTTATATATAGCTTTAATCATAAGCATAATAATTTATAAATTTACCAATCTACCATACTTTATATTTGTTATTTTACTTTCTCCAATTATTTTTATTGATTTTAAGTCTGTTTTTTCTTACTCGAGAAAGTATGATTTATCAATAATTTTTATACTACCATTTTTATTTATCCATGAACCACTTCAAGCATTAAACAATCTGTTTGTAGTTTTTTCAGAAGAGCTTTTCTTTAGAGTTTATTTGCTAAGCTATTTTTCTAATCTTTTAACTTCTATACTTTTTACCATTCCTCATATAATCATCTACCAAGACTTACACTCAATTTTAACGTTTTTTCCATCGTTATTTTACGGCTTTGTGTATCAAAAAACAAAATCTTTTTCTTTAGCCATAGTTTTACATTTTCTTTCTAATGAGTTTTATGTAGCGTTTTTGTCAGAAATCTTAAAGTAA
- a CDS encoding DUF996 domain-containing protein: MNSQKLNLSTPNMLGGIGGIFIILGFLFNLLSIVGLILILVAFYQYSQILNKPSIFQYGLRWGIFLFVAEILLIFFVIAAIIGDGNTFLAVVGALLAYGLAIFAVINLKNVLIELSITLNQNLFDMSGKFIFWGTILLIILIGSVAVFIGYILLTIAFFTAPKEIELANNNVLNLDSTVNKS, translated from the coding sequence ATGAATTCACAGAAATTAAACTTAAGCACGCCAAACATGCTTGGTGGTATTGGTGGTATTTTTATTATCTTAGGATTTTTGTTTAACCTTTTATCCATAGTTGGTTTAATTCTTATTTTGGTTGCTTTTTATCAGTATTCACAAATTCTAAATAAACCGTCTATATTTCAATATGGATTAAGATGGGGTATATTTCTCTTCGTTGCAGAAATTTTGCTTATTTTCTTTGTGATAGCTGCAATTATCGGAGACGGTAATACATTTTTAGCTGTAGTTGGTGCTTTATTGGCTTATGGATTGGCTATCTTTGCGGTTATTAATCTTAAAAATGTTTTAATAGAATTATCAATTACTTTAAACCAAAACCTTTTTGATATGTCCGGAAAGTTTATTTTCTGGGGAACGATTTTACTTATAATATTAATTGGATCTGTTGCAGTATTTATAGGGTATATACTCCTCACAATTGCATTCTTTACTGCACCTAAGGAAATAGAGCTTGCTAATAATAATGTTTTAAATTTAGATTCTACGGTAAACAAAAGTTAA